The following proteins come from a genomic window of Streptomyces sp. NBC_01716:
- a CDS encoding sortase, with protein MTTVLTPPPSPPPPSSAVPPPPAPATAPPPGPGGGRPPARPGLAFAGAALCVLAAVLLGFAANLTVVGHLQHARDQQTAYDELRKQLALGTAPVGQRTYDGKTLAMGAPVALLRIPSLGLREVVGEGTTSGVLMSGPGHRRDTALPGQEGTSVIMGRQWGYGSPFNALGKLLPGTPIEVTTGQGEAVYEVLGVRRPGDKLPAPLAQGRGRLTLMTASGAPYTPAGVLRVDAALTTPVQPSPPRPLRSGWISPAEEALAGDNGAWLAVFLWSQGLLIAALLTVWLHRVWGTWQTWIAAGPVLVALGIAVSGAATRILPNLL; from the coding sequence GTGACGACCGTGTTGACACCGCCACCGTCTCCGCCACCGCCTTCATCGGCCGTCCCGCCACCGCCCGCCCCGGCGACCGCGCCCCCGCCGGGCCCCGGGGGCGGTCGGCCCCCGGCCCGCCCCGGACTCGCGTTCGCCGGGGCGGCGCTGTGCGTGCTCGCCGCCGTCCTGCTCGGCTTCGCCGCCAACCTCACCGTCGTCGGGCATCTCCAGCACGCCCGCGACCAGCAGACCGCCTACGACGAGCTGCGCAAGCAACTCGCCCTCGGCACCGCCCCGGTGGGCCAGCGGACCTACGACGGCAAGACCCTCGCCATGGGCGCGCCCGTCGCGCTCCTGCGTATCCCCTCCCTCGGGCTGCGTGAGGTGGTCGGCGAGGGCACCACGTCCGGCGTCCTCATGTCGGGGCCCGGCCACCGCCGCGACACGGCGCTGCCCGGCCAGGAGGGCACCAGCGTGATCATGGGCCGCCAGTGGGGTTACGGCAGCCCGTTCAACGCGCTCGGCAAGCTCCTCCCCGGCACACCCATCGAGGTGACGACCGGTCAGGGCGAGGCCGTCTACGAGGTGTTGGGGGTACGGCGCCCCGGCGACAAGCTGCCCGCCCCGCTCGCCCAGGGCCGCGGCCGGCTCACCCTCATGACCGCGTCCGGCGCCCCGTACACCCCCGCCGGGGTGCTCCGGGTCGACGCCGCGCTCACCACCCCGGTCCAGCCCAGCCCGCCCCGGCCGCTGCGCAGCGGCTGGATCAGCCCCGCCGAGGAGGCGCTCGCCGGCGACAACGGCGCCTGGCTCGCGGTCTTCCTCTGGTCGCAGGGCCTGCTGATCGCCGCCCTCCTCACCGTCTGGCTGCACCGGGTGTGGGGGACCTGGCAGACGTGGATCGCCGCCGGACCCGTGCTGGTCGCACTCGGTATCGCCGTCTCCGGCGCCGCCACCCGGATCCTGCCCAACCTGCTCTGA
- a CDS encoding Ig-like domain-containing protein produces MSNTAPPGSSSRTPTLLLIGSLLLAVAAAVLGLAPQARAAGDIGELTFPATSGKIADNPTFPKVATEAACPTATAAQLDLTLVRASGGTLLLGRTKEGAPYDQGPVAADIPVGTALETRLRTVTPTGSLDGTYEIRLFCRNATNVGFDYFSAQIQVTGDSWAVKAAAADPTTTTLTATPANTSPAGAEVKLTAAVTPAGAAGKVTFLDGATELGAVDVGAGAAELKTKTLAAGPHTLTAKYVPTDPAAYAPSDSAAVSYTVTPVGSSPPPSSDPDPDPDPSETEPADLDVTDQDGNTLDVNPTLTAGQTVLITARGYTDDAKVKVALADSEESFPDAAADGEGTVSDYEFKVPDALADGSYTLTLTEDKADGHSVEFVFTLGEAPDPDPSPSDTAGADGGTADGGSTDGASGGSDSGGAGGSGGGDGGSGGLASTGGSALSLALAALSLCGLGAAFVLRARRGGLLRF; encoded by the coding sequence ATGAGTAACACCGCACCGCCCGGCTCGTCGTCCAGAACGCCCACGCTCCTGCTGATCGGCTCGCTGCTGCTGGCAGTGGCCGCCGCCGTGCTCGGTCTCGCCCCCCAGGCCCGAGCGGCCGGGGACATCGGCGAGCTGACGTTCCCGGCGACCTCGGGCAAGATCGCCGACAACCCGACCTTCCCCAAAGTCGCCACTGAGGCCGCGTGCCCCACCGCCACCGCGGCGCAGCTCGACCTGACCCTGGTCCGCGCCTCGGGCGGCACGCTGCTGCTCGGCAGGACGAAGGAGGGCGCGCCGTACGACCAGGGCCCGGTCGCGGCCGACATCCCCGTGGGGACCGCGCTGGAGACGCGACTGCGCACCGTGACCCCCACCGGTTCGCTCGACGGCACCTACGAGATCCGGCTCTTCTGCCGCAACGCCACCAACGTCGGATTCGACTACTTCAGCGCCCAGATCCAGGTCACCGGTGACTCCTGGGCGGTCAAGGCCGCCGCGGCCGACCCGACCACGACGACTCTCACCGCGACCCCGGCGAACACCTCACCGGCGGGTGCGGAGGTCAAGCTGACGGCCGCCGTCACGCCCGCCGGAGCGGCGGGCAAGGTGACGTTCCTCGACGGCGCCACCGAACTGGGCGCCGTCGATGTCGGCGCGGGCGCCGCCGAGTTGAAGACGAAGACGCTCGCGGCGGGACCGCACACCCTGACGGCGAAGTACGTTCCGACGGACCCGGCCGCGTACGCCCCCTCGGACTCGGCGGCCGTCTCGTACACGGTAACCCCGGTCGGCTCCTCGCCGCCGCCGAGCTCGGATCCGGACCCCGACCCGGACCCGAGCGAGACCGAGCCCGCCGACCTCGACGTCACCGACCAGGACGGCAACACGCTGGACGTCAATCCGACCCTCACCGCCGGGCAGACCGTCCTGATCACCGCCCGCGGCTACACCGATGACGCCAAGGTCAAGGTCGCGCTCGCCGACAGCGAGGAGTCCTTCCCGGACGCCGCGGCCGACGGTGAAGGCACCGTGAGCGACTACGAGTTCAAGGTCCCCGACGCGCTGGCGGACGGCTCGTACACCCTCACGCTCACCGAGGACAAGGCGGACGGCCACAGCGTCGAGTTCGTCTTCACCCTCGGCGAGGCACCGGATCCCGACCCCAGCCCGAGTGACACGGCCGGTGCCGACGGCGGCACCGCAGACGGCGGCTCGACGGACGGAGCGAGCGGCGGGTCCGACAGCGGCGGCGCCGGCGGTTCCGGTGGCGGCGACGGCGGCTCGGGCGGGCTCGCGTCGACCGGCGGCAGCGCCCTGTCGCTGGCTCTGGCCGCGCTCTCCCTGTGCGGCCTCGGCGCGGCGTTCGTGCTGCGCGCCCGCCGCGGGGGACTGCTCAGGTTCTGA
- the pstS gene encoding phosphate ABC transporter substrate-binding protein PstS — MRPATVSRLTMAVAALLCALLAFHPPAAEAASYTKISGAGSTWSSNALDQWRRNVSSNSGMTVNYAALGSSVGREQFKNGTADFAVSEIPYGLTEAGATDAPPKRGYAYMPIVAGGTAFMYNLKIGGKKVTNLRLSGDVVTKIFTGKITMWNAAEIRADNPGLNLPARRVVPVVRSDGSGTTAQLTTWMAKEHGSLWNDYCRRAGRSTPCGMTSYFPVVPGSSHIAKSGSLGVSGFTKQGHADGAITYVEYSYAITTGFPVAKLLNASGYYVEPTASSVAVALMRARINEDKSSPNYLTQILDNVYRSPDRRTYALSSYSYMIIPTKAEQPFTTAKGKTLGTFANYFLCDGQQQAEELGYSPLPRNLVEAGFAQVKKIPGAPSGSTNISKCRNPTFSADGSNTLAKNAPYPKACDKRGPTQCADGTAGAKEKTPVKPGATGGGSGGGTGGAATGGTGGGGTGGASGGAATAGTGGASTEGATGAGGASGETAGSAAGGAIDPDTGELIAGESLGDSSVAANPVTLASGDSGGLRGVLMALSAVLLLGVVVGPPLTARALAARTRRKEGFR, encoded by the coding sequence GTGAGACCGGCCACCGTCTCCCGACTGACCATGGCGGTAGCCGCGTTGCTCTGCGCGCTGCTCGCCTTCCATCCGCCGGCCGCCGAGGCGGCCTCGTACACCAAGATCAGCGGCGCGGGCTCCACCTGGAGCTCCAACGCGCTCGACCAGTGGCGCCGCAACGTCTCCTCCAACAGCGGTATGACGGTCAACTACGCGGCGCTGGGCTCATCGGTCGGCCGTGAGCAGTTCAAGAACGGCACCGCCGACTTCGCCGTCTCCGAGATCCCGTACGGGCTGACCGAGGCCGGTGCCACGGACGCCCCGCCCAAGCGCGGCTACGCCTACATGCCGATCGTCGCGGGCGGCACCGCCTTCATGTACAACCTCAAGATCGGTGGCAAGAAGGTCACCAATCTGCGGCTCTCCGGCGACGTCGTCACCAAGATCTTCACCGGGAAGATCACCATGTGGAACGCGGCGGAGATCCGGGCCGACAACCCCGGGCTCAACCTGCCCGCGCGTCGTGTCGTCCCGGTCGTGCGCTCCGACGGCTCCGGTACGACGGCCCAGCTCACCACCTGGATGGCCAAGGAACACGGCAGCCTGTGGAACGACTACTGCCGCCGGGCGGGCAGGTCCACGCCGTGCGGAATGACCTCGTACTTCCCCGTCGTGCCCGGGTCCTCGCACATCGCCAAGTCCGGTTCGCTCGGCGTCTCCGGCTTCACCAAGCAGGGGCACGCCGACGGGGCGATCACCTACGTCGAGTACTCGTACGCGATCACGACCGGCTTCCCGGTGGCGAAACTGCTCAACGCGTCGGGGTACTACGTCGAGCCGACCGCGTCGAGCGTCGCCGTGGCCCTGATGCGGGCCCGCATCAACGAGGACAAGAGCTCCCCGAACTATCTGACGCAGATCCTCGACAACGTCTACCGGTCGCCCGACCGCCGCACCTACGCGCTCTCCAGCTACAGCTACATGATCATCCCGACCAAGGCCGAACAGCCCTTCACCACCGCCAAGGGCAAGACACTCGGCACCTTCGCCAACTACTTCCTCTGCGACGGCCAGCAACAGGCCGAGGAGCTGGGCTACTCGCCACTCCCCAGGAACCTGGTCGAGGCCGGATTCGCGCAGGTCAAGAAGATCCCGGGAGCGCCGTCCGGCAGCACGAACATCTCGAAGTGCCGTAACCCCACCTTCTCCGCCGACGGCTCCAACACCCTTGCCAAGAACGCCCCTTACCCGAAGGCGTGCGACAAGCGCGGACCGACACAGTGCGCGGACGGCACGGCAGGCGCCAAGGAGAAGACACCCGTGAAGCCCGGTGCGACGGGCGGCGGCTCCGGCGGCGGGACCGGCGGCGCGGCCACCGGCGGCACCGGCGGTGGTGGCACGGGCGGCGCCTCGGGCGGCGCGGCCACGGCCGGCACGGGCGGCGCCTCCACCGAGGGTGCCACGGGCGCCGGCGGAGCCTCCGGCGAGACGGCGGGCAGCGCGGCCGGCGGTGCCATCGACCCGGACACCGGCGAACTGATCGCCGGCGAATCCCTCGGGGACTCCTCGGTCGCGGCCAACCCCGTCACGCTCGCCTCCGGCGACTCCGGTGGTCTGCGCGGCGTCCTCATGGCCCTGTCCGCGGTCCTGCTGCTCGGCGTGGTCGTCGGGCCGCCGCTCACCGCACGCGCCCTGGCCGCGCGCACCCGACGCAAGGAAGGCTTCCGATGA